Proteins co-encoded in one Thamnophis elegans isolate rThaEle1 chromosome 1, rThaEle1.pri, whole genome shotgun sequence genomic window:
- the LOC116506618 gene encoding E3 ubiquitin-protein ligase RNF13-like, producing the protein MAILLHLTTNEALIRAVYNHNSISQDFEALNSEFGPVLQSEGLLGYLIEAKPANACQPIKAPPLTNSSSVAYVALIQRNDCFFTTKVLHAQQAGYQAAVIHNVNSQALVTMLGKEDLQHQVNIPSVFIGETASTQLKRIFHYDRTAYVILIPECHWLSCCDLQHNCQLRLPPMRPRHSKQAWPCTSTHSHIFGNTPYLFIGFTLGIWILAFYILWFL; encoded by the coding sequence ATGGCGATCCTCCTTCACCTAACCACCAACGAAGCCTTGATCCGAGCGGTGTACAACCATAACAGCATCAGCCAAGATTTCGAAGCTTTGAATTCTGAATTTGGCCCCGTGCTCCAAAGTGAAGGTCTTCTTGGTTACCTCATTGAAGCCAAACCAGCCAACGCTTGCCAACCAATCAAAGCGCCACCTCTAACCAACAGCTCTTCGGTGGCCTACGTGGCTCTCATCCAGAGAAATGACTGTTTTTTCACCACCAAGGTTCTCCACGCTCAACAAGCGGGCTACCAAGCCGCCGTCATCCACAACGTCAACTCCCAAGCCCTGGTCACCATGTTGGGAAAGGAAGACCTCCAGCATCAAGTCAACATCCCGTCCGTGTTCATCGGTGAAACGGCCTCCACCCAGCTCAAGAGGATCTTCCATTACGACCGGACGGCCTACGTCATCCTGATTCCCGAGTGCCACTGGCTGTCCTGTTGTGACCTCCAACACAACTGCCAACTCCGTCTCCCTCCAATGAGGCCGAGGCATTCGAAGCAGGCGTGGCCTTGCACGTCCACGCATTCCCATATCTTCGGCAACACGCCTTACCTCTTCATTGGTTTCACGCTGGGCATCTGGATCCTGGCTTTCTACATCCTATGGTTTCTGTAA